A single Dechloromonas denitrificans DNA region contains:
- a CDS encoding beta-ketoacyl-ACP synthase III — MNSSGKVYITGTSAFLPNAPVDNDGIENVLGMIGSKPSRARRVVLRNNGIRQRHYAIDPATGRTTHSNAQLTAEAVRGLGPIEGIDCLATGTSMPDQLMPNHGVMVHGELGIPACEVVSTAGICVSGITALKYAYMSVLCGQARNAVATGSELASAVLHARNFEAESEHRVAELEANPEIAFEKDFLRWMLSDGAGAFLLQDTPRRDGLSLRIEWMEILSQAHSADVCMYSGGEKQADGSLKSWSAFPPSQWASRSVFSVKQDVRLLNENVVYLTAGKPLEKVMATRGLKASDVDWYLPHMSSEYFRQPMADCMAAVGFAVPQEKWFTNLHTKGNTGSASIYIMVDELLKSGRLKAGDRLLCFIPESGRFTGSLMYLTAVEHA, encoded by the coding sequence ATGAATAGTAGCGGCAAGGTTTACATCACCGGCACTTCGGCGTTCCTGCCCAATGCCCCGGTCGACAACGACGGGATCGAAAACGTCCTCGGCATGATCGGCAGCAAGCCTTCGCGCGCCCGCCGCGTCGTGCTGCGCAACAACGGCATCCGCCAACGCCACTATGCGATTGACCCGGCGACCGGCCGGACTACCCATAGCAACGCCCAGCTGACCGCCGAAGCGGTGCGTGGCCTCGGCCCCATCGAGGGCATCGACTGCCTGGCCACCGGCACCTCGATGCCCGACCAGCTGATGCCCAACCACGGCGTGATGGTGCATGGCGAACTGGGCATTCCGGCCTGTGAAGTGGTATCGACCGCCGGCATCTGCGTTTCCGGCATCACGGCGCTCAAATATGCCTATATGAGCGTCCTCTGCGGGCAGGCCAGAAACGCCGTGGCGACCGGTTCCGAACTGGCCTCGGCGGTGCTGCATGCGCGCAATTTTGAAGCGGAATCCGAACATCGCGTTGCCGAACTGGAAGCCAACCCGGAAATCGCTTTTGAAAAGGATTTCCTGCGCTGGATGCTCTCCGATGGTGCCGGCGCCTTTCTGCTGCAGGACACCCCGCGCCGCGATGGCCTGTCGCTGCGCATCGAATGGATGGAAATCCTCTCGCAGGCCCACAGCGCCGACGTCTGCATGTACTCCGGCGGCGAAAAGCAGGCCGATGGCTCGCTGAAAAGCTGGAGCGCCTTTCCGCCCAGCCAATGGGCCAGCCGCTCGGTCTTTTCCGTCAAGCAGGACGTTCGTCTGCTCAACGAGAACGTCGTTTACCTGACGGCCGGCAAACCGCTGGAAAAAGTCATGGCGACGCGCGGCCTCAAGGCGAGCGACGTCGACTGGTACCTGCCCCACATGTCTTCTGAGTATTTCCGCCAGCCGATGGCCGACTGCATGGCGGCCGTCGGTTTCGCCGTGCCGCAGGAAAAGTGGTTCACCAACCTGCATACCAAGGGCAACACCGGCTCGGCCTCAATCTACATCATGGTCGACGAGCTGCTGAAAAGCGGTCGGCTCAAGGCCGGCGACCGGCTGCTCTGCTTCATCCCGGAAAGCGGCCGGTTCACCGGCTCGCTGATGTACCTGACGGCGGTCGAGCATGCTTGA